The Anolis carolinensis isolate JA03-04 chromosome 2, rAnoCar3.1.pri, whole genome shotgun sequence genome contains the following window.
tgggtcattcctgacttttccaaagtcatgtgttcttcaataaagattggatttgagagcagccatctctgatctgcgttcagactgatcctttgaagtgagcaggacacctcacaacctctgaggatgcctgccatagatgtgggcaaagcgttattagagaatgcttctggaacatggccatacagcctggaaagcatacaacaaccctgtgattccggccatgaaagccttcaacaacgctTGTGGATTTTGAAACTGTGTCTCCTGAATTATAACAATAATTTCACAGGAGAAATCTGGTCTTCCATTTGAAACTGCAGCTGGGGGAGCACTTGAAGGAAGGAGGCCCCCCAATTCCCTCCCACCCTGCAGTGGCCTACAGACTAGAGTATACATTTATCTCAGCAACCTTCATAAATATTGTTTGTTCAGTGCATCTTTAGGACCACAGTTCTCCCCACACACAGAAGAGAGAGACCTTATGAAGAACCTATGAGTTGTCTGGTTTATATTCAACAGATATTGCCAAGAGAAGCCTTTTCCACATTCGGGGCACAATAAGGTTTCTTTCCAGTATGGATTCCCTGGTGGACAATTAAATGTGAGTGCCGTTGGAAGCATTTCCCACATTGAGaacattcatagggtttctctccagtatgaATTCTTTGGTGGACCTTCATGTTAGATCTCTTAGAGAAACACTTGCCACACTGAGAGCAttgatagggtttctctccagtatgaATTCTTTGATGGTTCTTCAAGGTATGTCTCTGAGGGAAACACTTGCCACACTGAGAgcacttatagggtttctctccagtatgaATTCTTTGATGGTCCTTCAAGGTCTTTCTTTCAGCAAAGCTCTTGCCACACTGagagcatttatagggtttctctccggTATGAATTCTTTGATGGACCTTCATGTTAGATCTCTTAGTGAAAGACTTGCAACACTGtgagcatttatagggtttctctccagtatgaATTCTTTGATGATCCTTCAAGTTATGTTTCAGAGTGAAACACATACCACACTGACAACATTCATGgggtttctctccagtatgtATTCTTTGATGGTTCTTCAGGTGAGATCTCTGAGCGAAACACTTGCCACACTGAAAGCACTTATAGGGTTTCATCCCTGTATGGCTTAGCTGGTGTCTTACCAGCTTATATttccagctgaagcatttttCGCACTGAGAACATTGGTATGGCttttctccagtgtgactccGTTTGTGGCACAACAGGTCCGCTCTAGATTTGAAGTCCTTCTCACAAGTAACACATTTATGCAGTTTCCTTCCTGTAGGAACATTTTGGTTTCTCTGTAAAGACTGTCCATGGCTCTTGCTTGTTTCTCCATCTTCAGGACATTTAGTATCTTTTTTTCTTGGGTTCAGATCAACAAACCCATCTGACACACTGTGGTATTTTCTCCCATACTTGGAGAACAAGGGCTTCCCTACATCTGTAGAGGCCTTTTTATCAGCACCTATAAGGCTTTTAGTGTGTTTCCTCTCTGTCTCCATGTACTTCTTCGACTCCTGACCCATGAGCCGGTATCCGCTTTTATGAATGTTGGATGCAGTAGGTCTCTGAGATGGCTCTACCTGCGAAGATATCTTCATCTCCTTCCAACATCCCTTTTCATCAcctgaagagaaagaaaggacatTTTTTCTGTTCTGGCCACCACTTTCCTAATTTGTACCACCTGGCTTTCCCTTCTGCTATCTCTTGCTTTCCATCTAATTCAAAATGTCTTTGTTCACTTTGGATCATTTGAGTTCATGTGTGAGTATTTGTATTGATACGTCACCCTGGCTTTACATTCTGAGCTGTCTGCATTAAGCCTGGCATTAGGAAATTTCATCTCTCTGTAAAAATGGGACAATCTTGTGCTTCAAAGGTCAAAAGACTTCCAAGACCATCCAAAGCTGCCCTAAATATAATTACTCTCAAAAACCCATCACAACAATGGTTTAATCTAATACAGATCTGCAAGTCTTACAAGTCGATGTGTAttctgttcttatttatttattattttattgtttcatcCCACTCCCACTCTCCACCCTTTCCCCTTGGACATACTCATTGTACAATAAactacagaaattacatttgaaatatcattcTTAATCTcattttttccactccacatcttcaTACATTCTCTAAGGAATTATTACCTGGATCCCACATATACCTAATTATTGTAACATTTTCTAGTTATTTTCTATTGTTCAAATTACAAtttttatttccacatttaatgTATTAACTAAACAATTACACGGTCCATCTGTAACAAATCTAGCACCATAAGACATGCATAGTGGCTACCTTTCTGCTTCTCAAAGATCTTTTACTGGGTGATAAAAATTCTGTATATAACAACAGAATATAGTGACAGGGACAGTCTCCTTGAGAGAGGTTAGATGctctaactcaggggtccccaaactaaggcccgggggccggatgcggccctctgaggtcatttacctggcccctgccctcagttttataatataatatattgtatatacatataatattgataataatattataatgtaatgcaatataacacataataataccatataataatattaattatatgttctatattacatataatattactaataatattacagtatagtggtatagttcaatatagtaatatataatgctaatattgtgctatgctaataatataatatattgtatgtacatataatttgtaagccactctgagtcccctttggggtgagaagggtgtgatacaaatgtagtaaataaatgcagtaaataaataaataataaataaattttagacttaggcttgcccaaagtctgaaatgacttgaaggcacacaacaacaacaacaacaacaacaacaatcctaattaacgactatctcattggccagaagcaggatcacacttcccattgaaatcctgataaatgtatgttggttaaaattatttttatttttaaatattgtattgttctttcattgttcttcttctagttgttgttcttgttgttgtttttgcactacaaataagacatgtgcagtgtgcatcggaatttgtattttttttctccaaatgataatccggcccctcaacagtctgaaggattgtggaccggccctcggcttaaaaagtttgaggacccctgctctaactgAAACACTTTTGTTTTTCCTTCTACTTCTCATTACTGATACTTCTTTCCCTTTCATGCCACTTTGGAAtttctctggttttttttttaattattattctcaATGTAAAGTCCTCTGTTTACATCCACAGCTGTACTTTTAACCTTTGCTGTGAGGAAAggtgttgtttttgtttcagcctctAAAAAGAAGGAAACTAAAGTTAAAGAGAGGAAACTTGGCTTCCTTCACCAGTGGCTCCTCAGTGGGTTTTGCTGGACGTAATTATTCTATAATCAGGACATTCAGACGTTCTTTTCTCCCCTGATGTGGGTATAAttcattgttttaaaaagctgtttctctCACATGCTCTAGGTATCCATGAGGTTGATCTTCAATACTATGTCTCTGATTGTTTAACAAATTTGATTTCTCTACTGTATGGCTTTCCTTCCATGTGTCtaccatttctttcttttatgcttCCTTTGATATTGATCAGGGTCAGCTTTTGAGACGCTTTTCTTGGTTTTCCCCAGGAGACTCTGTGACAATCCCTTCAACCACAATTGGGGAACCAGAGCCTTCCCCAAATTAATGCCCCATGGTTTTGTTCAGCCTGTTCCAGCCAGAAGAAATCCCTAGATGTCCTGACTCCTTTGGAGATCACAGAAGCCCCTTCCTCTGCCCCCTTGGACTCACTTCTTTGTCCAGACGGCTCCGCCGTCAACAGTCCATCTCTTTGGTTTAGAAGTGGCGCTACCCCAGGCCTCTCCTCCAGCTTATCCCCTCCATGCTGAGACGTCTCCACTTTAAGCAAAGTTGAATCAACCTCACCTGTAGTAAGtaagtcagtaaaactttatttatatagtaagtaagtaagtaaaactatttatataccgctctatctccccaaagggactcagggcagtttccaaccataaatacaaacaacatacactacataaacagcaaaataaacacattattaaaacaagataaaactatACAACTAATAAGTAACAGTCACAACAAACCTTTGATCCAGCATATTTCAGGGCCATGGGTCGGTGGTGTACCAGAGTGGATTATTCAAAAACCTGCCAGAatcaccaggttttcagttccttatggaaggtggacagagtaggggcttgcttaatctcctttgggaggacATTCCAGAGACGAGGGGCCACAACCGAGAAgacccgctccctcgtccccaccaattacACTTGGGACGGCAGTGggaatgagaggagggcctccccggccgaTCTcaagggggagatgcgatcacggagataggcagggcccgagctgtgtagggctttataggtcaatacctggACCTTAAATTGGGCCTGGCAGTTTATCAGCAGCCATTGgaactgctttaataggggcgttgtatcctccctataaccagccccagttagaaacttggctgccgacctttgaaccagctggaatttCCGGACTGTCTTCGcaggcagccccaagtagagaGCACTGCAGTAGTCCAAtgtggatgtaaccaaggcatggaccaccgtggccaagtcagacttctcggggtacagtcgcagctggcacacaagttttaattgtgcaaaggccctcccggccactgccgacacctgagcttcaagcgtcagtgatgagtccagaaggacccccaagttGTGGACctatgtcctcagggggagtgcaaccccatggagcacaggttgccacccaataccaaattggtcccacgactgaccaggagggcctctgtcttgtctggattcgtcactgctgccaggcactggtttagggtctgggTGGCTTCCATGGAATTCGGTGGAAAAGagcagtagagttgggtgtcatctgcgtagagatggcaccgaactccaaaaccccggatgacctcacccagcggtttcatgtagatgttgaaaagcatgggtgatagaatggaaccttgcgggaacccacaggtcaaaggccaggggtctgagcaggtattccccagcttcaccatctgggtacgatccctcaggaaggagcggagccactgcagagcaatgCCCCCAAAACCTATTCCCGAGAGCCAccccaaaaggataccatggtcaatggtatcgaacaccgctgagatgtccaagagaaccagaagggaAGCATGCCTCCTATCTAGCtttctgcggaggtcatccaccaaggcaaccaaagccatcttagtcccatgaccaggcctgaaaccagactgtgacgaatctagataatcggtctcatccaagaattcctggagctgagaagcgacCACcctctccaagaccttgcccaaaattgggaggttggagattggtcggtagttggTCAATAATGACAATCCAAGTTGCCTTCTTCAGAATAGGCTTTAGAATTGCTTTTTTGAGGCAAGATGGTATATGCCCCTGTTGAAGAGAGGTGTTGATGATTCCTGTAACCCAATCAGTCAACCCCCACTGGCAAGTTTaataagccaagatgggcaagggtctaggGCACAAGTGGTTGCCCTCACtgctccaagaaccttgtcaacgtcatcaggctgaacaagtcgGAACGAATCCAACAAAACCTGACAGGTGCCTCATTTACATCCCTTGTTTCTGCACTAACGCAGGCGTCTAAGTTGGAGCGTATTCGAGCAACATTGGGTTGTCAGGTGATCAGGGGGCCCCTCCCCCTCAAGGAGATGTTCTCTGACCACATggttgcagacgcgatgcaggCAGTCGAGaaaatcctgggggagttttgggagggttgacccaaaacttttgggaattgtagttcgccacattcttatacattttctcatgggagcattcataaaaaacaaaagactgaggttttttcctaagacatagtgtaacatcggaagcgggctaagcctcataggaagaaagccACTCATGAATAGAAGTGGGCTAAgcttcataggaagaaacagcgggcccctttttgggacaccatggtgtagtggtttgaaagttggactacgattgtggcttgattccccattcagccatggaaacccactgggtgatcttgggcaagccacacactctcagccacagaaaagccaatgaaacagtttcaaaccaggaacagatttccttattcagaggctggtggtcatctgtcaggagtgatttgatggtgtactatgatttctgttcctgggtgataaatgtcatttcgtaattggttctgtcatagaaacatggcaaaactttacactgccaaaactttgtctttgcacaagggacatggtgctatgatagcccATTAcagtttcctgggacactgtccaccaatttaaccaagtttcagccacaaaagcaatgtttctgaagtagaacaatgactttcaaagtaaagacaacccaatgaaacaggaaataacactttcaaaccaggaacagatttttgttattattaaaaaaagtttttttagtaaaaactttgaaaattctttgAAGTGTTCtcagatttggtgagctaacagtgttttttgtgttctaccactatagcaaatttcattaggatagctcaaaaattgaGGGAGAaagaggcccctcaattttccccattggcgATGTTTTCCTTAATGCGCATGCGCATTCGCCATTAATGAAGTACATACAAAGCTTCGgaagtttcggaaagttttgaattttttgcttcaaaattcggaaatgactttagaaacgaagcaccagcaccccctattTTTGAAGAgggtattgaaccattttttttcatggatcacacatgcctaataaatatatacagtagaatctcggtcATCCGATTTAAATGGGCGGAGCCCAACTCGGGTTACCCGGATTAATCGGATAACCCAGATTCTTGACCCAGGCGCCTGACGGAGGAAGAAAATTAATCCCTCCggcaggcgcttggacccagggaagcgggagGCATGCAGATGCTTAGCGACATGCCTTGCGCTTCCCTCTCTGGGTCCAAGCGCAAGGCGAAGGGAGTTTTCTCCTTTCGCCCGGCGCTTGGACCCAGGCAGGGAAGCGCAAGGCGTGCCGCTAAGCAGCGACACGCTTCacacttctctaaaggcccaagctCACTCTCTCCGCTCGGCGCTTGGGCCCACGATcactgctgctgcagcagcgatcaCGGCCCGCTTCCTCCTGCCTCCACCTCTCCTCTtgcgagaaggagctccttctcgcaAGAGGGAAGCGCCCCGCCTCTTCCTTCTCGcgagaggagggggaaaggccGGAGGAAACGGCGCGATCGTGGCCTGCTTCCATGGGCCGAGCcgtcaccccttgggaagcagctcaCAATCCGGGGCTCGGATTACTGAGATtgtactgtgtgtatgtgtgtacacacacacacacacatacaaagagagagagagtgtgtgtgtataccctctgcttctccctttccttttagggcctttccacacagccatataacccagaatatcaagtcagataatctgcAATATCTTCTTTcaactgagttatctgaatcctcactgccatataatccagtttaacatggattttatacagctgtgtggaaggggcatcaATTTCATAAAGTAATAGGTCACGGATCTGAGCTGCCCTTACCAAATGGCTGGGTGTTTCCGCCCTCCTCCTGCAGGACTTGCCAGAAGATGGTCTGTGGGCCCGGCTGGGAGAGAGTCTGCTCAACGCTGTGCAAAGGGACGCCTGTGTCCCTGCAGTCCAGCAGACCCTGGAAACGCAAGACATGCCCATCAACACAACAGTCAGGCCATCCTCGTGCACAACAGCATTGACATAGAAACGGATCTGCCTGTGCTTccactgcattaactctacaatgcagatgcatcctCAAATGGGCTAACATTCTTCTTGCTTGTTCTACAGCAATGAGCTGACAAAGTGAACTTTCTGCAGCCTGTGTTTGGGTTCTTGAAAGTAGCATTCAGGATCCAGCAGAACAATTCAATATACTGTTAACCCTGAAGCTATCCATGGCATCCATACAGGGTGAAGGAATCAAATACTAGCATATATCAAGGACATACTTTTGTGAGGCCTGACCAAAACacaatagagtgggactatgacttcccttgatctggacactagagtccaatggatgcagcctagaattgcattgcccATTTTCGCTGTCACATCACACAATTGGcttatgttcagcttgtggtccatAAGACTCCTAGACGAtcccttattgttattattagacattattattgttattgtagaCTAATACTTTGGATTTCGGCAGAACTAAATGAGATTACATACCTCACCCAGCTCAGCTTCTGTCTTAACTTGTCCATCAGGAGGAAACACTGAAATGGAAGGACTTGGGCATTGGGTTCCACCACCTGCAAAGAATAAATGGAAATTCTTTTTTTAGAAGGAGAATGGGTTGGATACAATCAAAGGCAGATGCTGGGCAAGTGAAACCTACCCTCTTCCCCATTTATTCaaaaaatatagttttaaaaaagaaatcgcTCAAACAACTTCACACCCCATATTtagccaaagagagctggtgcctgcCTAAGTTACAGCTCCCATTATCCCATACTACTGAGC
Protein-coding sequences here:
- the LOC100565231 gene encoding zinc finger protein 436 isoform X1, whose product is MKELNPASLQLEQGAAREGGKAGNGVQSEHVTEGPMWKAPEEGNKLPGLRMEQCWEAQWQQFLKTFQSPSWAWRSLPPAEEMPWDKAKDFLASFEQVAKACRWPKEEWVARLLPALSGEAEQAFQSLEAGDREDYGKVKAAILRAESLRAELQRQHFRQFCCQEVEDPRRVYSQVQELCSRWLKPERRSKEQILELLVLEQFLASLPQDLQGWIRGGGPESCSQAVALAEDFLLKRQQEADSARCQGLSQDVCVGSLDAERKSPDAAQGQIYEESKPVKDADIPLLSGGTQCPSPSISVFPPDGQVKTEAELGEGLLDCRDTGVPLHSVEQTLSQPGPQTIFWQVLQEEGGNTQPFGEVDSTLLKVETSQHGGDKLEERPGVAPLLNQRDGLLTAEPSGQRSDEKGCWKEMKISSQVEPSQRPTASNIHKSGYRLMGQESKKYMETERKHTKSLIGADKKASTDVGKPLFSKYGRKYHSVSDGFVDLNPRKKDTKCPEDGETSKSHGQSLQRNQNVPTGRKLHKCVTCEKDFKSRADLLCHKRSHTGEKPYQCSQCEKCFSWKYKLVRHQLSHTGMKPYKCFQCGKCFAQRSHLKNHQRIHTGEKPHECCQCGMCFTLKHNLKDHQRIHTGEKPYKCSQCCKSFTKRSNMKVHQRIHTGEKPYKCSQCGKSFAERKTLKDHQRIHTGEKPYKCSQCGKCFPQRHTLKNHQRIHTGEKPYQCSQCGKCFSKRSNMKVHQRIHTGEKPYECSQCGKCFQRHSHLIVHQGIHTGKKPYCAPNVEKASLGNIC
- the LOC100565231 gene encoding zinc finger protein ZFP2 isoform X2, producing the protein MKELNPASLQLEQGAAREGGKAGNGVQSEHVTEGPMWKAPEEGNKLPGLRMEQCWEAQWQQFLKTFQSPSWAWRSLPPAEEMPWDKAKDFLASFEQVAKACRWPKEEWVARLLPALSGEAEQAFQSLEAGDREDYGKVKAAILRAESLRAELQRQHFRQFCCQEVEDPRRVYSQVQELCSRWLKPERRSKEQILELLVLEQFLASLPQDLQGWIRGGGPESCSQAVALAEDFLLKRQQEADSARCQGLSQDVCVGSLDAERKSPDAAQGQIYEESKPVKDADIPLLSGGTQCPSPSISVFPPDGQVKTEAELGEGLLDCRDTGVPLHSVEQTLSQPGPQTIFWQVLQEEGGNTQPFGDEKGCWKEMKISSQVEPSQRPTASNIHKSGYRLMGQESKKYMETERKHTKSLIGADKKASTDVGKPLFSKYGRKYHSVSDGFVDLNPRKKDTKCPEDGETSKSHGQSLQRNQNVPTGRKLHKCVTCEKDFKSRADLLCHKRSHTGEKPYQCSQCEKCFSWKYKLVRHQLSHTGMKPYKCFQCGKCFAQRSHLKNHQRIHTGEKPHECCQCGMCFTLKHNLKDHQRIHTGEKPYKCSQCCKSFTKRSNMKVHQRIHTGEKPYKCSQCGKSFAERKTLKDHQRIHTGEKPYKCSQCGKCFPQRHTLKNHQRIHTGEKPYQCSQCGKCFSKRSNMKVHQRIHTGEKPYECSQCGKCFQRHSHLIVHQGIHTGKKPYCAPNVEKASLGNIC